The following nucleotide sequence is from Tribolium castaneum strain GA2 chromosome 5, icTriCast1.1, whole genome shotgun sequence.
GAACGCCGTCTCTTATCCAGGCGGTCTCTGCTACGAGAACGGCGCTTTTTATCGTTCACCATCGATCACTTTCAAGAAAtattaaattggaaaaacgtACACAAAACGTAGGTTAGGTTGACATTCACAAACGTCAAAGCTTATTCGCACAAGCGCTAAACTATTAGTACTATAACAAAAACACAATTCgaattaacaataatattcCATTTATCACTCTGTAATCACGAAATTGTATACCGACTAACAAAAACTATTgcattatgttttttaatcacacaaaacattttttcccgTCCTGCTCATTCCTACAAGCGCCAGTCAGCTGTCAAGTTGACGTGTCCATTCAAATGTGTCAAAACGgtcaaaacaataaacattgaaaaaatgtcTTTAGATAAGGCTAAGTTCGAACTGATGCAAAAAAGCATCCAGGATGAGCTTAAAACAATCAAAGCGGAAGAGGTCAGACCgaacttttcttaaaaaacgtATTACACAACACGTTACAGGAGGCCCTTTTCCAAGACATGTCCAACATgttaaaccaaaaactgttccTTGATAGCAAAATCAAAGGCCTTGCTAAACTAGTCCCCACGCTGAAAGTGGTGAAACACGAAGCCCAAGATCTAGTAAACACCATTTACGATATTTCGGAATCATCTGAGAAAATCAGTGGCAAAATTAGATCACTTGATACCGCTCGAGTACGTTGTTTAAAACTTGGTTTTTCCcctcttacaattttttagagcCGTGTTAATGAATGCCAGCAACGCGTTAGCGACCTCATTGACTTGGAAATATGCTCTCAAGGGGTCCAAACTGCGATACTGGACTCTGATTATGAGAAAGGGGCAGCTCATGTTCATAGGTTCCTATCAATTGACCAGTCGCTCCTTCAGAGAACCGCAACCGATGTCGAGAACGTGTCAGGAATGTTGAAGTCAGTGCGGACTTTACAGGACGCTGCAAGCCAATTGCAGGCAATAGTTGAGCATAAGTTTAACGAAGCGGTCAAGTGTGAGGACTTAGTTGCGATTGAACGCTTCTTTAAGATCTTTCCCTTGCTGGGAATGCACGAGGAAGGGATTAAGGCGCTCTGTACTTACCTCAGAACCAAAGTAAACGACAcacaaattagtttttttcctAACGAGTTTTCAGGTTGCAGCAACCGctgaaaaaaatctgaaatcgGCAATGACAACGCCCCAGTCTGATAAACGCCACAGTGTTATTTATGCCGACACTTTAACTCTATTATTTGAGGGGTTGGCACGTGTTGTTGACACGCACCAGCCTCTGATTGAGACGTACTACGGCCCAGGGAGACTTCTCTGCGCCGTCagtattttacaaaaagaGTGCGACATTCAAATGAAAAGAATCTTGACAGAGTGGGCTAGGGCGCggcaaattaacaaaaaaattcagctCATTACGGACTTGTCCAGAATGAGCACCAGTTCCAGTTTTGGCAAACTGGAAAAAATCGATCCCAAAGATTTGGATATTTCCATCGGAGAGATAACTCTCATGCATTTCAGGACCGAGCTTTACATCAGGTTCATACAACGCAAAGTTGTGGTAAGTGCCCgcaaaagacaatttttttaaatcaatcacctttattgcaataaacttcaaaatttttcagtcagaCCTAGACGTGGGCGTCCAGGACGAAGACGAGAAGCCAAAAGTGCTAAAGTCGCTGGAAAACCTAATAAAAACCAGCGACTTGACCCACTCGAAGCACGAACTGTTGTTACACTACTTAAAACTTGAGCAGTATTTTATGGAGGAATCGGTTGCGAAAGCCGTAAGTATGGATAGTATTGAACCGTCGCAACAAACGTCCAGTATGGTCGATGACACGTTTTTCATAGTCAAAAAATGCATACGGTAAAATCCAACCCTTTTATTTCGTTGTTCAAAGCAGTGGTTCCAGTCGTTCAATATCGACCGGAAGTTTGGACGGAATCTGTGCCATTATAAATAACGCGTGCCGAATCCTCGAAAACGATTTTTGTGACGTTTTGAGGGCGCGTTTAAGGCAAGGCTACCCTTCGGGTTATCTCGACTTGACTCAGGCCTACAACGTGTTGCAAAGTTCCATACAACAGGGCCGGCTCCAGGCCAGTGACACTGAGCAGACAAGGACTGCGTTTATCGTGGCTTTGAATAATGCTGATAGTAGCACTGAATACGTTGATGCGTTGTGTGATAGCGTTTTGAAGGAAATTGAACAAGCCCTTCCTTTGATGAACAGCAACGAACGCGGGAAACTCGAGAGTTGCCTCTCTGGCCTGTCTTCAGTCACGACAAATCTGAAGGAAATCACCGAGTATGGTATTCAGCAGTTGCGCGTCAGCGCAATTAAACCACGAATCAGTCCTTGGGTCGACAACTTCACCAGTATAAACCATCAGTTATCCGAGGTATTAGATTATTGTTAAATTGGGTGCGTTATTGTGTGATTTAGGACGAACTGTCGGCGTACGAAGCGGGCGAATCGTTCGTCCAAACGCTTATTATGAACCTTGAAACGCTCTTGTCCCTGTTTAAAGATGTTTTGACAACGGCGAATTACGATGCGTTTATTTCGGTTTTAACGACGGAAGTTACCCAAAGACTGGAGAAAGTCGTAATGAAATCGTCGTTTAATAGGGTATGATGCAACCAGTGTTAAACATTGCATTTTTTCATGGGATTTTTTCAGTTGGGAGGTTTGGTATTAGATAAAGAAGTTAGGTCATTGGCGGGTTACATCACAGCGACGACTTCGTGGTCCGTGAGAGACAAATTCGCGCGTTTGACTCAAATCGCCACAATTTTAAACTTGGAGCAAGTGTCGGAGTTTTACGATTATTGGGGCGATCACGATGGGGCGCTTACGTGGCGTTTGACGCCGTCTGAAGTCCGGACTGTGATGGGGCTAAGGTCGGATTTTAAGGTCGAGGATATAAAAAGATTCAAGCTGTGAGTGTTGGTGGTAATAAAAGTGCAGTTTTAATTATTGGTGTTATTTCTTTATGTATTTACACAACCTTTTGACAACAATATACATTGCATAAATTGTGCTCgacttaatattattattttaaccgGGACGGAGAGTCTGTTTCACATCGTTCACGAGATGTAACGgaggagagaaaaaaaaaacaccaaatttcgATTTTCACTAATACAAGTTGATTTGCATTGAAGCATCTTTTATCACAGAACATCGTCAATCAATTAAGaatagttttattacaaaacaaaatcaaGAAGCTATCGTTACACATATTAAAAAAGACAGTCTCGTAAACCTATCAAGGCCActttccaattaaaaaaagtccaacgcacgataaataaatatacacaaaattattgttcattCTAGTTGTTCATCATAACAGAAGGCAACCTAACGGTTTGATTTCTTGTAAGCGTATTAACTACTACTTTAACATTACTTAACGTTACATTCTTAGTTTACGTAGCTATATTATAAAAGACAAAAAGCATTTTTGGTTTTGACTTTGATACATTGTTATAAtaggcaaaaaataaataaatagatcaGTTGGTGGATTAATTCAAAggaagaaataatttacgtacaCTTCACTACTTGTGGATTCTTCTACTATAAATAACGGAACTTGTCCAATCGGCAGAGAGAAAGAGAGAAACTTAAAGCAGATTAAAATTACGTTGCTCGTTGACTACACAACTCATAAAAATGGATTGTTGGAATTCACATTAGCCGTGGCACCCACCTGACAATGAAAACGaaccaaattttaacaattttaagcttttttacgaaatttcgcgcaacaattgagttttttgcGATAAATACCTTGAAGGGGTTGGCCCCCCATGCGCCCCCGTTGGCAGCGACCGGGAACATGGGCTGGAAGTTCTGGGCGAAACCGTTGACTCTAACCGGCGGTTCACGGAAGGGATTGGCGAGATTCTGTCCGAAATTTCCATTACTCCCCCAATTCATGCCATTGAAGGGATTCGAGAACGTATCCTGATTCTGGAACGCGTTCATAAACTGACCTGTGCAAAGGGAAAAGTGAACGGAAATCGGACGTAACCCAAATTAAAACCTTGACTAGGCGACCCAAACATGGAACTTTGCGGAGATGGTGAACTGTACATGGAGCCGGTGGGTGTTGGAGAGCTGTACAACGACCCATTGGAACCTGACGAATTCCAATCGACTGCATTTTGCGTCTTTAAAGCGTTATCGAGGTCTTTGAGGGCGGCGTACTTGTCTTCGGGCGGGGCTGCAGGTACTTTGTTTGATTGtgctaaattaaaattgtcgAAAGTCGGCGTCGGCATACCTAAATGGAGAAAATCACCTAtagtgtgatttttttacgaaaaaaccCGACTGCGTAAATTAGTATCAACAATTGCATGGGAAGCGtacgtaaataaaaaacaagtgcTGGTACTAcactaaaaaatcaataaaaccaACTGCGAGAAAGTAAATGCCGAGCCACACTAAACACTTACTCCATCGGTTTGTATTGCACTTGGGAAAGAGAGGCACTTGGTTTAAGACTGGACCGGAATTCGTGAATTTCAAATCAAATATACTGAACTGATCCGCTGGAAGGAAAAGCATTCCAGTGTTACACACAAATAAGTACATTGAAAGCGGTTCAAAATAGGCGACAAGAAAACACATCCAAATTATTTGTTTCGGTAGTGTTCCAACATGCGGCTTTCTATTCTACCACACTCTTAATTGAAACAATTAGTTTACACGTAATTCAACATCAAGCCTGAATTTTATGTGCTTGCCAACGTGGAACCGCCACTTTTTTTGGACATTTAAACACAACATGAAAGTTTACTCCAATTAGGCAAGCAATACGCAATGACCTGAAAATACCATCAATAAATCGCCTAAGAAAGAGATTTGAGAAACCGAATCAATAATTCAaggtttttgttatttcattAACACAACAGGCAATGAAGCAGTAATTTTATAAGAACACAAGCGTATTTTTTGCTGAGATtagagaataatttttttaatcactgTTTACTACCATTTATCAGTGATAAACACCTGGaacgattttatgaaaattcgCCCCGAagcaatcaatttttactcaaCAATCGTTTCAAAAGCCGCCAAATAACTTGAATATTCATTGAATGAACCTCGTTACGTCGAAGTGGTGTTATTTTAGTCACAAACGCGTAAAATAATTTGGCTTAGCATGCAAGTCTACAAGTTCGATttcttatttaaatccatATTTAACGACCAACGTGT
It contains:
- the Cog4 gene encoding conserved oligomeric Golgi complex subunit 4 encodes the protein MSLDKAKFELMQKSIQDELKTIKAEEEALFQDMSNMLNQKLFLDSKIKGLAKLVPTLKVVKHEAQDLVNTIYDISESSEKISGKIRSLDTARSRVNECQQRVSDLIDLEICSQGVQTAILDSDYEKGAAHVHRFLSIDQSLLQRTATDVENVSGMLKSVRTLQDAASQLQAIVEHKFNEAVKCEDLVAIERFFKIFPLLGMHEEGIKALCTYLRTKVAATAEKNLKSAMTTPQSDKRHSVIYADTLTLLFEGLARVVDTHQPLIETYYGPGRLLCAVSILQKECDIQMKRILTEWARARQINKKIQLITDLSRMSTSSSFGKLEKIDPKDLDISIGEITLMHFRTELYIRFIQRKVVSDLDVGVQDEDEKPKVLKSLENLIKTSDLTHSKHELLLHYLKLEQYFMEESVAKAVSMDSIEPSQQTSSMVDDTFFIVKKCIRRSISTGSLDGICAIINNACRILENDFCDVLRARLRQGYPSGYLDLTQAYNVLQSSIQQGRLQASDTEQTRTAFIVALNNADSSTEYVDALCDSVLKEIEQALPLMNSNERGKLESCLSGLSSVTTNLKEITEYGIQQLRVSAIKPRISPWVDNFTSINHQLSEDELSAYEAGESFVQTLIMNLETLLSLFKDVLTTANYDAFISVLTTEVTQRLEKVVMKSSFNRLGGLVLDKEVRSLAGYITATTSWSVRDKFARLTQIATILNLEQVSEFYDYWGDHDGALTWRLTPSEVRTVMGLRSDFKVEDIKRFKL